The Aedes albopictus strain Foshan chromosome 1, AalbF5, whole genome shotgun sequence genomic interval cgccctaattgcttatccttggacagatacgtgtatttcggctaccacttgtaatcttcctcagtgtcagttatccactcctttcagaaatccggagagattcctctcaggaatccggagagattcctctcaggaatccggagagattcctctcaggaatccggagagattcctctcaggaatccggagagattcctctcaggaatccggagagattcctctcaggaatccggagagattcctctcaggaatccggagagattcctctcaggaatccggagagattcctctcaggaatccggagagattcctctcaggaatccggagagattcctctcaggaatccggagagattcctctcaggaatccggagagattcctctcaggagccCGGAGAgatccctctcaggaatccggagagattcctctcaggaatccggagagattcctctcaggaatccggagagattcctctcaggaatccggagagattcctctcaggaatccggagagattcctctcaggaatccggagagattcctctcaggaatccggagagattcctctcaggaatccggagagattcctctcaggaatccggagagattcctctcaggaatccggagagattcctctcaggaatccggagagattcctctcaggaatccggagagattcctttcagaaatacggagagattcctcgcaggaatccggagagattcctctcaggaatccggattGATTCacctcaggaatccggagagattcctctcaggcatctgcagagattcctcccaggaatctgtagAGCTTCCtcaagaaatctggagagattcctccaggaatctagagagattcctccaggaatctagagatattcctccaggaatctagagagattcctccaggaataaccggactggataactgacactaaggaagattacaagtggtagtcggaaTACGCGTATCTCTCAaaagataagcaattagggcggaattaaaaggtacgaaactaattagggtaaatgatgatggttggaccaacttGAGATATTTCGATACGTGGTCAACATGTACGTCAAGAATTTCTTATGATCGAATCGCAATAACATACCCAATTTGTAGTTGGCAGAATGCTCTACTCTTCTAGTTTACGAAAAGCCCGGAGAATACCTAAATTACTTAAAAAATAATTATATAATTCGTTTTATTCGAGCTTACAATTTTGATCTTGGTTGGACCAACGCAGATATTGGTTGGACCAAAAAATGATTATGGTTGGACCATGATGGCTGAATATCCAAATATCGGACAAAAGAGTGGCGAaaacaataatcatcagaaaaccaGGTTGACGTCGGCGACATCGTGACTGCACGCAGTTCAAGAAAACCTAAGAACTCTGAAAGTTCgatgaaactggagaaacacccCTCCGGACTGACGAAAATGAAGGGGGCATGCAGGATTAAGATTTCAGATAGGTTTTAAATGTCTtacaaatcgacactgatttttcatttgggcctaactgacattttcgaattctcttcatcgatcctctctttgttttatcacagaatgtgtattgagtttttcaaagattttttggttgaaatgcgaagaaggcgactacatgttgctatagaaacaaaaagaataatgattttgtttgttttgatcaagttattagccaaagagagagtcgatgaagagaaatcgatcaagtcagttaggcccttatgaaaaatcattgtcgaaatgatCTATAAACATTAAAATTATTTAGATATAGGTTTATTTTTCATCAACATCGTGTGCTACATACCGAATAATTAGGGAATTATGTCTCACTTGCCAAAGGGTATTATTGCCACACAGACTCAGCCTAGGGCGCAGCTATTGGTGGGTGAGCGAACACTCACTACCATATATCGATGTAGGACAGAGTTCCATTGTAGATTCAGGTTGATGATGATATTAGGTAGCTGCGACAATCCTTAATGCATACGGTGGGCTGCAGTGGGAGACTGGTGAGGTACTATTTGCTAATCGACCAGGGACACTATTCTTGTCCTCTTAATCTAGATCTTGGTGGACGCACTAAGGACGTAAGGAGGAAAGCGACCGGCCGTCGAAATAAGCTCAGCTGTTCGGACCCACGGGACAATGCGACGACTTCTTCGGCCTATACCGCTTCAGGTTTAGGTATCCGACGGCGGGCAGTACTCGCTTGGGAACGCGACAATCTTGTTCAATGTCACCGCGCGCggagaaaatagtaaacaaactgCATTAGTCCTAGCAACCTACATGGTAACCGCTAGGTCTAACCACAATCATTCGGTGGACCAACCATCATCATATTCATTTTGCCtaatttttcttatttatttaattttaagtGAAAAATTATTAATTACACATACGTCATCATGAAGTTCATATATTTTCGCAAAAGTATAACGCAAAAAATATATGCATTCAAAATAAAATATCTTTACTGCAGATGTTACAAATTGAGTAATTTTGTTGTCCAAGTTGCGCTTCTAGTCAGCCCTATCAACATCCTTAAATAATTAAATGATTTAAAGATATAATACATAAAATCCATTTGATTTCAATAAAGATGAAGCTATGTTTTGACAAAAGTAAGACTTCAACTCAAGTTTTAAAGAAAAAGTTGATCAAATCTGTAATTTTCcaaattggtccaaccatgatcagtttttcagttggtccaaccatcatcatttaccctacatTCATTCGAAAATGGATCTGAGTTTAATATCAATTCTgattttcagcaattcttctagaatttctccaggtttctcTAAAATTTTCCTGGAGGTACTCTAGAAAtactccaagtattcctctagatatacttctagtattcttctggaaattcttttaatacttctctagtaattctcctagtatttctctagaaattctcctaggattactgtagaaattttaaaaaattcttcaaaaatttctgtaagaattcttctGGGTGTTGTCCAAGAAATTGcgaagtatttctctaggaactctccAACacgtcttctagaaattcttcaagcattcctctaagaactcttagaaagaaattttacaagaattcgCCTAGGAATTCACAAGAATTCCTCTCacaatgcctctaggaattctccaaaaattccactagcAATCCTCTTAagcaattttccaagaatttcactatgCATTATTCTTCAATTAAATACACTAGAAATTTCCATtattttctcgagaaattctaaaAGTTTCATGTGTATTCTACAAcaactgtgggcttcgtggccgtgcagctagaagcgtcagtcatctaggcgttttgtaagcctcggagtgtgggttcgattcccgctccagtcggggaaaacttttcgtcaaacggaaaattctccactgggccactgggtgttatgtgtgttgtccgttgtcatatgttagtgcttgttcagtctgtacaacctctggttgaagacggtgtagtgtcttttttttagaACTAACCTGGgtattcatcaagaatttctctaaaatttctacCAGATTTTTGTAGGCATTTTTAAGAATTCTTGTGAAATTCTTTCGAGATGATTTCCAGAGGACCtcgaaaaattcttctggaaaatgttcaaggattccactaggagttttcCTATAATTGAAAAATTAGAACAAACTTAAGGAATTCGCCATTCTCCAAGAATGTCTTTGAAAGTTCTTAAATAAATCCTCCATAAATactcaaaaaaatcttctagaagtaATACAAtgacttttttagaaattttccaggaagtcttttaGAATTTTCCACGAGGTTCTCTAGAAATACTCTAAATATTCCTCTTGATTTACAACTAgtattctccaggaaattccttcagtattatTTTTAGAAACTATCCTCCTATAAtttatcaagaattcctctagttattttccaatttttttatggaaactCTCTACGTTCttcaaagtttctgaaaaaaatctcggtaaACCTTTTGGCATTCTTTTAGGCTATCCCtgggagttctccaagaattcattcagaaaatctccAACCAATACTCTAGGAATTATACAAAACATCTTCTGGGGGGTTTTCAACAAGTTATCTGGAAACTCGCCACATTTTCCTGGTAATTCTGCAGTAAAACCActagaaatgtttcaagaatCCCTCAGGAAATTCACCAAGAAAACCTACAAcagattctctaggaattcctcaaagaattctcctGGAGTGTCTTCAGGAACTTTCCCAGAACTTTGgggattttccaagattttttttaaagaattctcctGCAATTACTCTGAAAATTGCCTAAGACCTtcaataaggattttttttaaattttctctgGAAGTCCTAAaataatttccctgggaattcttaaaaaaaatatttcttcaatttcttcaataattcctctgtaattctAACAAGGGATTCtctgaaactccttcaagaattcttcttggaattatttAAGGTTTTCTTTGGAGCATCTGCTAGAATTCCACtaagattaataaaaaaaatggatcTGATTGTTATAACTACACTTCtatgagtttttcaagaattcctctggaaattctgcataagttctcctaggatttccttcaagaatacacatgaaattccttcaggagtcgtcATGTTAAGGAATTCTCCTCACCAGGAACTCTttaagaagttttcaaagaaatccttttAGGAATTGCCCAAAAACTGCTCTATGGGttatccaagatttccttcaggattttcccaaaAAGTCCTCTAAGAATTacatgaaaatttctctaggagttgtcCAAGAGTTTCCCTTAGGAATCTCAAAAAATCTTCTGCAATTCCTTAGAGAACTcctcttcaaaaaaaatcctagaggaattcttacgaatttccagaggaatgctaGGAGGGCTCCCtggtaaatccttggagaattcttttTGTTTATAATCTTcgtttatttgaggctcaatcgcgATTAATACTTTACGGAGCCGTGTATCATTGTTTGTATGTTATTTacaaacatcttcaaaattaacTTAGTTAGTAAGGGACGAGGccttggagaattcccggaggagactAAATAGATATTTCCTGGTCGAATTTTTTGGGAGTATTGTTCATAACTTATAAGATTGGTGTACGGATGTGTCGGTATGTGAGGTATTACACTTGTTTCGATAATATGTCTTCTAAAATCTTAGTTCACAAGGATCAATTTCGAAGGTAACAAACATATCCAAGCCCAGTTCAATATTATAAAAGACTTTATTTCGTTAGAGTTATATtctcttttcttcttcttttctctCCCTCTCTCGTTGACAATTGTTCATTTGTTCACCTATATAAAAAGCAGTTTCACTTTACACAAATAGTATGCTGAATGATGCACCATTCTCTTCCTCTAGGGACTTCCTTCTATCATCATTTCACAATTGATTAATTTGCAAATCCTACACAAATAGTAATTGGTTTACCGTCCAATCGTAAAAAGcagtcatcccaagtaacatttttaggtcTAATAGATTAGAACAGATCCTTGGAACAATCGTTGAAGGTCTCCCCAAATCTAATTGGATTCTAAAATGTTGCTTGGGATGTGAtctatttcttctttttcttcttttgatTAGTTTTCGATCTTTCCAAATTCGTTTTCTTATCTTCCTTTGATAACGGACTCCAAATCGAATTTCGCACCCAAACGTTCCTATACTCCGGTCAACGTTCTCTATCCGTCCTTTTCTtccaagcatatttttcttcttctttggtTACTATTTACAAACAAGTGAGATTCCCTAAACTATGACGGACTTGTCTCGGGATATTTTGCTTTCTCCGGCAAGCGCAATTCGATAACCTCGCAGGAGGGGACAAAAGCACAGCAAGAAACAATAGAACACTGTGGAAAAATCGGGGAGGGAACGCGGATCGAGGAGATCAAGCCGTAGGAGGTTCACTGCGACAACATTTTGCTTATCAAATATCTAATAATCTTTGTGTAAGGTTGCTTGTAACGTTTGTAAAAACCGAAAACGATCTATTGCGCGCGCGAACTCTTCTATTGTTTATCCTAATTCACACATCGGTGATTTTGATTGTTATTATTCTTACTGTGTTCGGAATCGGAACTGAACGCGGTCCTCGCGGACCGTTTTCACAATTTCATATTAACATAATATGAACGATTGATATTCACGCCGAGGCAGTTTCCGCTCGAAGCGTGAGTTAGTCTCTGAATGGAATTTTCTGGGCGTGTTTGGCGTTTATTTTTTCTGCTAGTACGGATTCTAAGTAGAGATGGCGCTCCTACTTTTTCGTTTCGAACTTCTGCTGCAACGACGCCACGTTGGAGGACTTTCCGGGACCAGGTCGGGCGGCCGCCGTTAGGATCTTGCTGTTGGCGGTTGAGATCTTCGGCTTGACGACGCTCTCTGGTTTTGCCGCTGTTTTGGGTTTCTGCGCTGGGGTGACGGCGGTTGCCTTGGCAGTCGTGACGCCACCATTAGCAATTCGGCCCTTTGGAGAAGGGCTTCGCGTTCGAACCGAAGAGTTGTTCAGGGGTTTTCGACTGCCGTTGGTAGTCGCGGTGATGCTAGGGGGTGTCGGATTTCGGCTGAGTTTCGGCGCCGTGAAGGTGCTGACGCCGTTGGAGAGTTTTTCCTGGTTGATCTTGGACTTGGTGGCCGCTACGACAGATCCCGGGCGGCTGTTGGTCACGGAACTATGATAAGGCTTGTAGGGAGCTGCCGTTGTCGTGGACTTTTTCGTTGTCACTGCTGGAGGCCTACTGGACTCCACAGGGCCTTCAAACTGAAGAGAGCTCAAGACGTTTGAGCCGCCATTTCTAAAGCTACTTAAATTAGTTGAAACACTTTCTGGCTTAGATGGCGCCACCCGTGCGATCGGGGCGTTGATCGCCGACGGTCGTAGATATCCGCTGGACGTGGTACTCACGCTGGACTTGAGATTTGCCGGGTACGGCTCGTCGTCGTCCGTGGGAGCTCCCGCCCCTTCTTCATCGTCCTGAATCTCTGAAGTGTTGACGTACGTGGGTTCGTCATCTTCCTCCTCGGCCATGGGCGCCTGAGAGTTCTTCCGGACACCTCCGTCCCTCTTCAATGTGGAAGCTATGTACACAGAATCGCTTCCCCGGCTTTCAATCTCGTTGACGATCTCGCCCAGGAGGCCCATACTGTCAGAACTTCCGGAAGAGAGCGTGGCCTGCGGTGACATGATACTCGGAGGTGACGGAGATTCGTCGATGACCGAATAGATGTTGTCATGTCCGAGGACAGACGAAGATCCGTTGGAGGTTGCAGTGGTGATGGAGTCTTCCACGTCCTGGCAGTCGTCGTAGTCATTTCGGGGAGCAACGATCGTAACCGACTTCAGCGATGCTGGTTTCCGGTAACCGTGAGTATTTGGCTTGATTTCGGTGACCGTGGGTGCCGGAGGAACTGGAGGTCGTGGTGGAGGCATAGTTGGACGCGATCCGACCATGCTCTGTGGACGCTTCAGCGTCGAGAATTTTCTTGGAGACTCGGTAGCGGCCTGGCCATCTCCTGGTACTCGCTTGCCGTTCGCTTCCGGATCTCGCATGCTCTTCGCTCGTTGGACGGTAGCAACGCCTGGTCCCAGCACCGATTCGGTTTCGTTCAACTTGGGCATACTTTTCGCCAGGTCGGAAGCGATGGGAATCGGGGCGGATATCTCCAAGTTTTTCAGCTTCTCCTTGTCGGCGATCTTGATGTTCTTGGGTTCGGCCTTGGGAAGCTTTTCGTCCTTCTTCAGGTACGAGGTGATGCGGTTCAGTTTGCCTTCCTTGGGTTTCTTGTCTTTGCTGGTTGGATTGATCAGGATCTCCGGGGCCATGTTTTCTTCGGATCCCCCAGACGGGTTGCTCTGCACCGGGGGTACAACCGGAGCAGGTCGGATAGGAATTTTGGCAGTTCCGGTGTTGATTTCTCTGGAGGTGTTTGTGGACGATTCTAGAATGGGACTGGAAATGATGGGGCGTGCCGTAGAACCAGGATTGAGAGGAGGCAGAGCCGGTGCGGCCTCCATTTGGTGCTCGTGATTGGCTAGCTTGTATCCGTTGATCTGGTGGATTCCTGCCGGTTTATTGTAGGTGCTGTTACCGATCTGGACCGTGTGTGCGGGGACAGCTGGCTTAAACTTCGGGGCAGGGGGAGCAGGTCTACTGGGAACGGTGCTGCTAGTGTCCTCGCTATACTTTGACACCGGATGGACAAACGCTACATTGGGGGACTTAAGGGTTGCTCCTGGCTCGGGAAGGGGTTTCAGGGTGAAGCCTTTGAATTTACCGAACATGTTGTTATTACTGATGAAGTCCACATCATTCGAAGGTCTCAGCAATGCTGAGTTCATATCATCCGGAGAGTTGGGAGAGGATGGTGTTGTATGTGTAGATCCAGTACTTCGTGAAGAATCTGTTTTCATATTGTTGGTAGACCTGTAACAAAGGGGAACATTATAGCAAATTGTCATAGGTCTTTCAAAGGTATTCAAAGAAAAACTTTGAACGGTCAATTCCGTGTAACAATTCTTGTTTTTATCCAGGTTTAAAACATAGAATATTACATGGAAGTATACATGTATTAGAATAAGGTTTACGTAGCAGTTCATTTTACGACAAATAATACCTactaaaaaagtaaaataaactgGGAACACTTTTCCCAACATCTGTCAAATTCGTTGAATGAGTTACCACGTATACCCATCTTCTAGACTAGAGAACAACACCTACCCAGCAGCGTTAAATGCGTATGTTTGTGTGTGTACGTGTGATATCATGCGACTAAAAACTACACACCAAGATGATGAAACAACGACCAATACAGATAAACCAGATTAGAGACATAACAACAATAAGTCAGATTAGTGAACCAAAATGATCAGTTTACTTTCGATTGTAAAATAAGGTTAGAATTAACAATACATTTAAAACAACCACAGTTGACATAATCACAAAGTTGATAAGTTATTATTAGCGAACACAAACACATACATAAAACTAGCTTAAATGCTAAATTAAAATCATGCGTACTGGATACATAAATACATGTAAATGATTAAACTTAAGATATTAGGCATATTTCCAATGACAAGAAGCGAACTGACTCAAAACACCAATATATCTTAATGCACAACTAAAGATGTAGCTCCGTGCTAGTGTTTAGTAACTCGGGATTAGTACTGGAAACCAACTGCAAGCCACTAATTTGGACATGCGGTTTGTTAGAAGTTTTAACGCCAGGCGCATTATTTCCGGTGGAACCGGAAGGAGAAGTAGAAGAAGTGCTAGCGATTCGGCACGTCTGAAACACATTGCTAAGCGAACGCTTGGTTTGTTGTACGTACACGGACGGTGGCTTGCGGTGCTTCTTGGTGCTTCCGGCATGGTCCTGCCGGTAGTAGTACACCACGAAGGCGAAGATGGCACAGGTCGGGACCACTCCGCAGAAGAAGATGTACAGGAACCGTGTGAAGCCGCTGCCagctgaaatagaaaaaaaaagattgagAAATGTCGTGAATTCACTGGGTGAATTTCGTTCAGTGTATGCGATTTGTCAAAATCAGTGTTGCCAAATACTCACCATTTGGATCCGATGCCGGCCCGCTGTCTTCCGAGCCTCCGTTTCCGGGACTATTGCACAAAGGTGGTCCGAAACCCTTGTTGCAGTGGCAGTGTCCTTCGCTGTTACAGATACCATTGCCGTTGCAGTTCTCCGGACATTCCACGCCACTGCCTTGTGCTCGAAGACTTTCCACGGCCATACACACTTGGTTCAAACACATCTTTCCTTCGCCGCATTTCGCTCCATCCGGTGCCAGACCGGGGTCGACCTTCTGCAGTCCCAAATCCACGATTGCCGAGCGGCATGGAATCACGCTTCCGTTGTAGGTCATGAAGCTGTGCGACAGGATGGCCACCGACTCCATTCCGAATTCCAGTCGTTCGTTCAAATGCCGGCAGTGAAGCATTCCGCAGTGCACGTCGCCTTCATCGCACTTCACGTACTCGTTCTTCACTCGATTGTATCCGCAGTTTCCATGTCTGGTCCCTTCCTCATTTTTCTTGTAGCACTGATCCGACGACTTCCCTGTTGGGCCCCACAGCAATCGGCACTGATCGTTCTGCGATCTGCACGATCCCTTGTAGCAGAACGCCTTTCCGTCGTCGCACACCTCCGTATCCCTCTTGAAGACATCGTTTGGGCAATATTCCGACTCTCCGGAGCAATACTCCGGCAAGTCGCACTCTCCCTCGGCTTCTCGACAAACCGTTCCTCCAGGTTTAGGCTTGCAGGTCTCCAGGTCGCAGCACTCCCCAGTTGCACAGGAGGCATTCGAATGCAACATACAAGTCCTCGGATTGCAGCACGAGTTCTCGCAATGATCCGGCAGTCCGCAGTCGCACTGCTCGCCTGGTTCTACGAATCCATTCCCGCAAACCGGCGAGTCGAACAGCTGCGTAGGCTTGTTCTTCAAACAGTAGTTCATCCCGTGATGGAAGGCCAAGTTCAGCTGATCGATGCTGCAACTGCTCCAATGCTTCGGCGCGATCGATGAACTCGACGCGGACATAATGCACCTCTCGTCTTCGCACTGGCAATCCGGCGTATCGTGCTCCATGCCGAAGTTATGACCCATCTCGTGCGCTACCGTGGTGGCCTGAACCCCGATCACCTCGCTGTGGTACATCTCCACACCTCCACTGAACTCGTACGTACAGATCGGCCCTTTCAGTGCCTTCCCCACAACGCCTCCCTCGAAGTGCTCCTTCGTGAACAACTGCGCATTATCATTCGGGTGATCTTTGAACAGCACTTTCTTCCGATAGTGCAAGAAGTTCTTCAACGTGATCTCTCCATCGCTGGACAACTCGATCTCGTTGGCTTCGTTCCAGATCACCACGCCCACCAGTCCGATGAAGATGTTCAGCGGTTCGTACAGTGCGTTGATAATGTTGGTGATATCCTTGCAGTATTGCTGGACCACTTTGAAGTTTTCCTTCATACTCTTGAACATCTTGTTGTCGATGACGATGACCAGTTCGACGTAGCTGGAGTGTTTGTTGGCGTTGTAGGGACCCCGGATGGGTGAGGATGATTTACTGGGCGTGGCACGTTTATGCTGAAGTTAGACGGTGAAGAAGACATTAGTAATTCTGAGAACGGCATTCATCCAACTTACCCTGGACAGCCGCTGGAACTCCGATTCTCGATGCAGTTCCGGATCGTGGGTATGGTTGGCGCCACCCTCGTAGCCGCACTTCCCATGCGACAGTAGATCAGAATGTCTAAGAAGTGGATGATATGGCGACCGTATTAGATACTCAAGTTCGACCCACCTCACATCCCTACTACTCACCGATAAATGTAATGATTTGCGAGGTTTATACTGTTCGCATCCCTGTCAACCGGTGCATCGCTTTCGATATAGTACGTTTCGTGGCCATCGAAGACCACCCCGCGGATTCCACGGCAGGTCGATAGGGCCACGCTAGACGCCGGGTTGTTCTGAATCTTACCCTAAAAAGGAAGCAAAAATCTCTCAATCTCTCAATCCAGCCATTTGGAATATAGCACAGGCGTGTCCTCACCCTATAGTGGCATAGTTCCACCTGGTCGGTACGGTTGTACCGCTCAACGGCCTTACCGGCCCCATTCGGCAGTTGATAACTGAGAAAGTGGCCCCGCGGGACCAGCTGTTCGTTAAGTTGTAAATCTAATATCACATCTGCTTGACTTAGCCTATAGATTATCGTTAGGTGCGACGTGTGACGTCCGTTCTGAAAATTCAGAGAAAAAGTTCAATTGCAGTTCACACAGTAGATTCGAAAGGGAACTTACCTCTTCACGGGTGTTCGTTAGTGAACGCTTATGGCGACCGTGAACCAGTCGCGGTTGGATTCTGCTGTACCGCGAGAATTCTTTGGATGGATGAAGTCGATTGTCATCTGCTGTGAATGTGAAAATGGAGAAAGAAAGAGAGAATCAGAATCAGTCGGGGACTTACTGTGTGAAGCTGAGGAGACACGCGTTGATAATGGGGCGACGACAGGTCTTATCGCACTTAGAATGTAAATTATGGATTGTAAAGGACAACGACGATAACCTTGTGTGGTTGTGATTCTGGCGAGGAGGGGAAGCCTTATTGCAAATCCTCGTAATACGATTATCACTGGCAATTCTAGAAGCAATAACAACCGTTATAGAGTGCAAGACGGAGATTTTCTACTCGCGTCAATGGGCGCAATACTATTCGAATGCCATTGAATGGTACACCCAAAGGAAGAAATACTTCTGCTGAACTGAAAATTctcaggaatttatttatttattgaaatattgcTGGTTGTATTTCTCCGCCaatcttctttaaaaaaatcctccaacaaTTTATCTACAAGTTTCTTTTAAGAATACATcggcaatatttttgaaaaaaacttaggaaatttatttaggaatatcaagagtttttttttctcaaattcttccGTAACCGCTTGAAGATTGGTCCGGCATTTCTAACGATTTCCTCCGGCAGTTcctcaaaaaacattttttatggcttcctctagaaattctttcggaagcatttttttaatggaattccccagcgaatctttttgaaattgttcGACAGTTGCTTAAGGAACTCCTTCGTCAGTTTGTCTTGAAATTCCTCCCGTAAACGCTTCAGGggttcatccaacaatttctccgggaaatcctctggatttttttttgcgtgaatTCGTTTGACGggctctcagggaattccttcaaaaactcctggaaattccttgAGTGATTCGTACTAAAATTCCCTTAAACCCTTTTGACCCCAGgtgaaaaataaaagttcaaaaaaccgccaatagcccatttctcaacagaatttaaccaaattttgaacacaaactcgcacaacactatagttatGGAAATATACGAGATC includes:
- the LOC109423626 gene encoding disintegrin and metalloproteinase domain-containing protein 12, coding for MSDADDNRLHPSKEFSRYSRIQPRLVHGRHKRSLTNTREENGRHTSHLTIIYRLSQADVILDLQLNEQLVPRGHFLSYQLPNGAGKAVERYNRTDQVELCHYRGKIQNNPASSVALSTCRGIRGVVFDGHETYYIESDAPVDRDANSINLANHYIYRHSDLLSHGKCGYEGGANHTHDPELHRESEFQRLSRHKRATPSKSSSPIRGPYNANKHSSYVELVIVIDNKMFKSMKENFKVVQQYCKDITNIINALYEPLNIFIGLVGVVIWNEANEIELSSDGEITLKNFLHYRKKVLFKDHPNDNAQLFTKEHFEGGVVGKALKGPICTYEFSGGVEMYHSEVIGVQATTVAHEMGHNFGMEHDTPDCQCEDERCIMSASSSSIAPKHWSSCSIDQLNLAFHHGMNYCLKNKPTQLFDSPVCGNGFVEPGEQCDCGLPDHCENSCCNPRTCMLHSNASCATGECCDLETCKPKPGGTVCREAEGECDLPEYCSGESEYCPNDVFKRDTEVCDDGKAFCYKGSCRSQNDQCRLLWGPTGKSSDQCYKKNEEGTRHGNCGYNRVKNEYVKCDEGDVHCGMLHCRHLNERLEFGMESVAILSHSFMTYNGSVIPCRSAIVDLGLQKVDPGLAPDGAKCGEGKMCLNQVCMAVESLRAQGSGVECPENCNGNGICNSEGHCHCNKGFGPPLCNSPGNGGSEDSGPASDPNAGSGFTRFLYIFFCGVVPTCAIFAFVVYYYRQDHAGSTKKHRKPPSVSTNNMKTDSSRSTGSTHTTPSSPNSPDDMNSALLRPSNDVDFISNNNMFGKFKGFTLKPLPEPGATLKSPNVAFVHPVSKYSEDTSSTVPSRPAPPAPKFKPAVPAHTVQIGNSTYNKPAGIHQINGYKLANHEHQMEAAPALPPLNPGSTARPIISSPILESSTNTSREINTGTAKIPIRPAPVVPPVQSNPSGGSEENMAPEILINPTSKDKKPKEGKLNRITSYLKKDEKLPKAEPKNIKIADKEKLKNLEISAPIPIASDLAKSMPKLNETESVLGPGVATVQRAKSMRDPEANGKRVPGDGQAATESPRKFSTLKRPQSMVGSRPTMPPPRPPVPPAPTVTEIKPNTHGYRKPASLKSVTIVAPRNDYDDCQDVEDSITTATSNGSSSVLGHDNIYSVIDESPSPPSIMSPQATLSSGSSDSMGLLGEIVNEIESRGSDSVYIASTLKRDGGVRKNSQAPMAEEEDDEPTYVNTSEIQDDEEGAGAPTDDDEPYPANLKSSVSTTSSGYLRPSAINAPIARVAPSKPESVSTNLSSFRNGGSNVLSSLQFEGPVESSRPPAVTTKKSTTTAAPYKPYHSSVTNSRPGSVVAATKSKINQEKLSNGVSTFTAPKLSRNPTPPSITATTNGSRKPLNNSSVRTRSPSPKGRIANGGVTTAKATAVTPAQKPKTAAKPESVVKPKISTANSKILTAAARPGPGKSSNVASLQQKFETKK